One window of the Branchiostoma lanceolatum isolate klBraLanc5 chromosome 3, klBraLanc5.hap2, whole genome shotgun sequence genome contains the following:
- the LOC136430954 gene encoding uncharacterized protein isoform X3, with the protein MPVITHGGSVSGEGEVEVLVGDWDDTSDMQSHHSYGYRPSGYGADPIEMTRLDTGYESVRDLDNGYRNGVGSLQEISVSRYTSRDYAPRSTYREYERPKYMNGGPARERVRQVSGDYRRITGPHRDQQYYSMGRRTMYRDPTRDRYQPYQQIVPYGTVHRHAEPPRQRDDQPVRLVQYSKIVEDPGKRRVDEAPWVTAKRQPVRERANYRVVSETPVARKESVIDDSWVSVKVKDHHRPPLQAPRPIPSPRLHRKDVPKVMNVPEPTAVSHSRPDPSYIWAPQSTAIDGPSMNEPVIRAPVPAASEPPRVQSARMPITPIPAMASSVVHHEAPAVRMPTPPRVPTPPSIRAATPPDVYRPEPLRMPTPPPVAPPTPPRIPTPEPIRAPTPPRIPTPEPIRAPTPPRIPTPEPIRAPTPPRIPTPEPIHAPTPVFHAPPPPPPPEPVRVPTPPSVHAPTPPRIPTPPRVPTPPPFEAPRAPEVDLPRYSAPDAPEIVAPRFSGPDVDYNAPDFEARRFSGPDVNLDAPDIEAPRFSGPDIEGSRFSGPDMDVNAPDIEGPRFSGPDIEGSRFSGPDMNVNAPDIEGPRFSGPDMNVNAPDVEAPRFSSPDMNVNAPDVEAPRFSGPDMNVNAPDIEAPRLSSPDINMDAPNINAPRMSGPEGNISYDPNLPRADLQQPTPAAHVHAPSPEGSPACCQKCFGKPKRPKTRAPQGAVPYPVQAPQVQGPSGFDGPSVQAPYVQGPSGSLEGPSMQAPGFEAPRGSMEGPSVHAPSVEARGPDMDTPDYQGAVATPATPQPTFQGHAPSSQNLIDPEDKGYCPACVCCTLPCFKCCPKACRRRPNSPSQRMIKQANTVDEKFGWIGVGILALLAIAGILMALGFIGYFSGGTPPIAGP; encoded by the exons ATGCCTGTGATAACG CACGGAGGCTCTGTCAGTGGGGAGGGAGAAGTTGAGGTGCTGGTAGGAGACTGGGACGACACCAGCGACATGCAGTCGCACCACAGCTATGGCTACCGGCCGTCTGGGTACGGGGCAGATCCCATCGAAATGACCCGGCTGGACACCGGATACGAGAGTGTCCGCGATCTGGACAACGGGTACCGAAACGGCGTCGGAAGTTTGCAAGAAATCAGCGTTTCACGATACACTTCAAGAGATTACGCCCCAAGGAGCACGTATCGGGAATACGAACGTCCGAAGTACATGAACGGAGGTCCTGCTAGGGAACGGGTCCGGCAGGTGAGCGGGGACTACCGCAGGATCACCGGGCCGCACCGAGACCAGCAGTACTATTCCATGGGAAGGCGAACGATGTACAGGGACCCTACCAGAGATAGGTATCAACCATACCAACAAATTGTACCTTACGGCACCGTGCATCGCCATGCTGAGCCACCGAGGCAAAGGGACGACCAGCCTGTCCGTCTGGTGCAGTACAGCAAAATTGTGGAGGATCCCGGCAAACGCCGTGTGGATGAGGCGCCTTGGGTGACAGCGAAAAGGCAACCTGTCCGGGAGAGGGCGAATTATCGGGTCGTCTCTGAAACTCCAGTTGCAAGGAAAGAGTCGGTCATTGATGACAGTTGGGTGAGTGTAAAAGTCAAAGATCACCACCGACCACCGCTTCAGGCTCCCAGGCCCATACCCAGCCCGCGCCTACACCGAAAAGATGTGCCTAAAGTCATGAATGTTCCGGAACCCACCGCTGTAAGTCACTCAAGACCGGACCCCTCGTACATATGGGCACCTCAGTCGACTGCGATCGACGGACCGTCGATGAACGAGCCGGTCATCAGGGCACCAGTACCAGCGGCGTCCGAACCGCCCCGCGTCCAGTCAGCGAGAATGCCCATCACACCAATCCCAGCCATGGCCTCCTCGGTTGTACATCATGAGGCACCTGCTGTAAGAATGCCCACGCCACCACGTGTTCCCACACCCCCTTCGATCCGGGCAGCCACTCCCCCCGACGTCTACAGGCCTGAACCACTCCGGATGCCGACTCCTCCACCTGTCGCTCCACCCACACCACCCAGAATACCGACCCCTGAGCCCATCCGTGCACCCACACCACCCAGAATACCGACCCCTGAGCCCATCCGTGCACCCACACCACCCAGAATACCGACCCCTGAGCCCATCCGTGCACCCACACCACCCAGAATACCGACCCCTGAGCCCATCCATGCTCCTACACCGGTGTTCCATGCACCGCCGCCGCCACCACCTCCTGAACCAGTTCGTGTTCCAACCCCGCCGTCAGTGCATGCCCCAACACCCCCGCGCATCCCCACACCCCCACGCGTACCGACACCTCCTCCATTTGAAGCCCCACGGGCACCAGAAGTAGATCTCCCCAGGTACTCTGCTCCGGATGCTCCTGAAATCGTCGCCCCGCGTTTCAGCGGTCCGGATGTAGATTACAATGCTCCGGATTTTGAGGCGCGACGATTCAGCGGTCCCGATGTTAATCTCGATGCTCCGGACATTGAGGCACCACGATTCAGCGGTCCGGATATTGAGGGGTCACGGTTCAGCGGTCCGGATATGGACGTCAACGCTCCGGACATTGAGGGACCACGATTCAGCGGTCCGGATATTGAGGGGTCACGGTTCAGCGGTCCGGATATGAACGTCAACGCTCCGGACATTGAGGGACCACGATTCAGCGGTCCGGATATGAACGTCAACGCTCCGGACGTCGAAGCACCGCGATTCAGCAGTCCGGATATGAACGTTAACGCTCCGGACGTCGAAGCACCGCGATTCAGCGGTCCGGATATGAACGTTAACGCTCCGGACATTGAGGCACCACGTCTCAGCAGTCCGGATATTAACATGGATGCTCCTAATATCAATGCACCAAGAATGAGCGGCCCGGAAGGAAATATATCATACGATCCCAACTTACCAAGAGCAGACTTGCAACAACCGACTCCTGCAGCACACGTCCATGCCCCTAGCCCAGAAGGAAGCCCGGCTTGTTGCCAGAAGTGTTTTGGGAAACCGAAGAGGCCAAAGACGAGGGCACCGCAGGGGGCGGTACCATACCCCGTGCAGGCTCCACAAGTCCAAGGTCCAAGTGGCTTCGATGGTCCATCAGTACAAGCACCATACGTCCAGGGACCAAGTGGTAGCTTAGAAGGTCCTTCAATGCAGGCGCCAGGTTTCGAGGCTCCCCGGGGAAGCATGGAGGGTCCATCAGTGCACGCACCCTCAGTGGAGGCTCGTGGCCCAGACATGGACACGCCTGATTACCAG GGTGCTGTCGCCACACCGGCAACACCACAACCAACTTTCCAAGGTCACGCGCCATCAAGTCAGAACCTCATTGACCCGGAAGACAAAGGATACTGCCCAGCCTGCGt TTGTTGCACCTTGCCGTGCTTCAAGTGTTGCCCGAAGGCCTGCAGACGGCGACCAAACTCGCCCAGCCAGCGCATGATCAAACAGGCCAACACAGTGGATGAGAAGTTCGGCTGGATTGGCGTGGGGATATTGGCTCTTCTGGCAATAGCTGGGATCCTCATGGCACTGGGATTCATTGGGTACTTTTCGGGAG GTACACCACCCATCGCCGGTCCGTGA
- the LOC136430954 gene encoding uncharacterized protein isoform X1, translated as MPVITHGGSVSGEGEVEVLVGDWDDTSDMQSHHSYGYRPSGYGADPIEMTRLDTGYESVRDLDNGYRNGVGSLQEISVSRYTSRDYAPRSTYREYERPKYMNGGPARERVRQVSGDYRRITGPHRDQQYYSMGRRTMYRDPTRDRYQPYQQIVPYGTVHRHAEPPRQRDDQPVRLVQYSKIVEDPGKRRVDEAPWVTAKRQPVRERANYRVVSETPVARKESVIDDSWVSVKVKDHHRPPLQAPRPIPSPRLHRKDVPKVMNVPEPTAVSHSRPDPSYIWAPQSTAIDGPSMNEPVIRAPVPAASEPPRVQSARMPITPIPAMASSVVHHEAPAVRMPTPPRVPTPPSIRAATPPDVYRPEPLRMPTPPPVAPPTPPRIPTPEPIRAPTPPRIPTPEPIRAPTPPRIPTPEPIRAPTPPRIPTPEPIHAPTPVFHAPPPPPPPEPVRVPTPPSVHAPTPPRIPTPPRVPTPPPFEAPRAPEVDLPRYSAPDAPEIVAPRFSGPDVDYNAPDFEARRFSGPDVNLDAPDIEAPRFSGPDIEGSRFSGPDMDVNAPDIEGPRFSGPDIEGSRFSGPDMNVNAPDIEGPRFSGPDMNVNAPDVEAPRFSSPDMNVNAPDVEAPRFSGPDMNVNAPDIEAPRLSSPDINMDAPNINAPRMSGPEGNISYDPNLPRADLQQPTPAAHVHAPSPEGSPACCQKCFGKPKRPKTRAPQGAVPYPVQAPQVQGPSGFDGPSVQAPYVQGPSGSLEGPSMQAPGFEAPRGSMEGPSVHAPSVEARGPDMDTPDYQRPDINSPTHRESIDNPSYQYPPPRVDAPQGAVATPATPQPTFQGHAPSSQNLIDPEDKGYCPACVCCTLPCFKCCPKACRRRPNSPSQRMIKQANTVDEKFGWIGVGILALLAIAGILMALGFIGYFSGGTPPIAGP; from the exons ATGCCTGTGATAACG CACGGAGGCTCTGTCAGTGGGGAGGGAGAAGTTGAGGTGCTGGTAGGAGACTGGGACGACACCAGCGACATGCAGTCGCACCACAGCTATGGCTACCGGCCGTCTGGGTACGGGGCAGATCCCATCGAAATGACCCGGCTGGACACCGGATACGAGAGTGTCCGCGATCTGGACAACGGGTACCGAAACGGCGTCGGAAGTTTGCAAGAAATCAGCGTTTCACGATACACTTCAAGAGATTACGCCCCAAGGAGCACGTATCGGGAATACGAACGTCCGAAGTACATGAACGGAGGTCCTGCTAGGGAACGGGTCCGGCAGGTGAGCGGGGACTACCGCAGGATCACCGGGCCGCACCGAGACCAGCAGTACTATTCCATGGGAAGGCGAACGATGTACAGGGACCCTACCAGAGATAGGTATCAACCATACCAACAAATTGTACCTTACGGCACCGTGCATCGCCATGCTGAGCCACCGAGGCAAAGGGACGACCAGCCTGTCCGTCTGGTGCAGTACAGCAAAATTGTGGAGGATCCCGGCAAACGCCGTGTGGATGAGGCGCCTTGGGTGACAGCGAAAAGGCAACCTGTCCGGGAGAGGGCGAATTATCGGGTCGTCTCTGAAACTCCAGTTGCAAGGAAAGAGTCGGTCATTGATGACAGTTGGGTGAGTGTAAAAGTCAAAGATCACCACCGACCACCGCTTCAGGCTCCCAGGCCCATACCCAGCCCGCGCCTACACCGAAAAGATGTGCCTAAAGTCATGAATGTTCCGGAACCCACCGCTGTAAGTCACTCAAGACCGGACCCCTCGTACATATGGGCACCTCAGTCGACTGCGATCGACGGACCGTCGATGAACGAGCCGGTCATCAGGGCACCAGTACCAGCGGCGTCCGAACCGCCCCGCGTCCAGTCAGCGAGAATGCCCATCACACCAATCCCAGCCATGGCCTCCTCGGTTGTACATCATGAGGCACCTGCTGTAAGAATGCCCACGCCACCACGTGTTCCCACACCCCCTTCGATCCGGGCAGCCACTCCCCCCGACGTCTACAGGCCTGAACCACTCCGGATGCCGACTCCTCCACCTGTCGCTCCACCCACACCACCCAGAATACCGACCCCTGAGCCCATCCGTGCACCCACACCACCCAGAATACCGACCCCTGAGCCCATCCGTGCACCCACACCACCCAGAATACCGACCCCTGAGCCCATCCGTGCACCCACACCACCCAGAATACCGACCCCTGAGCCCATCCATGCTCCTACACCGGTGTTCCATGCACCGCCGCCGCCACCACCTCCTGAACCAGTTCGTGTTCCAACCCCGCCGTCAGTGCATGCCCCAACACCCCCGCGCATCCCCACACCCCCACGCGTACCGACACCTCCTCCATTTGAAGCCCCACGGGCACCAGAAGTAGATCTCCCCAGGTACTCTGCTCCGGATGCTCCTGAAATCGTCGCCCCGCGTTTCAGCGGTCCGGATGTAGATTACAATGCTCCGGATTTTGAGGCGCGACGATTCAGCGGTCCCGATGTTAATCTCGATGCTCCGGACATTGAGGCACCACGATTCAGCGGTCCGGATATTGAGGGGTCACGGTTCAGCGGTCCGGATATGGACGTCAACGCTCCGGACATTGAGGGACCACGATTCAGCGGTCCGGATATTGAGGGGTCACGGTTCAGCGGTCCGGATATGAACGTCAACGCTCCGGACATTGAGGGACCACGATTCAGCGGTCCGGATATGAACGTCAACGCTCCGGACGTCGAAGCACCGCGATTCAGCAGTCCGGATATGAACGTTAACGCTCCGGACGTCGAAGCACCGCGATTCAGCGGTCCGGATATGAACGTTAACGCTCCGGACATTGAGGCACCACGTCTCAGCAGTCCGGATATTAACATGGATGCTCCTAATATCAATGCACCAAGAATGAGCGGCCCGGAAGGAAATATATCATACGATCCCAACTTACCAAGAGCAGACTTGCAACAACCGACTCCTGCAGCACACGTCCATGCCCCTAGCCCAGAAGGAAGCCCGGCTTGTTGCCAGAAGTGTTTTGGGAAACCGAAGAGGCCAAAGACGAGGGCACCGCAGGGGGCGGTACCATACCCCGTGCAGGCTCCACAAGTCCAAGGTCCAAGTGGCTTCGATGGTCCATCAGTACAAGCACCATACGTCCAGGGACCAAGTGGTAGCTTAGAAGGTCCTTCAATGCAGGCGCCAGGTTTCGAGGCTCCCCGGGGAAGCATGGAGGGTCCATCAGTGCACGCACCCTCAGTGGAGGCTCGTGGCCCAGACATGGACACGCCTGATTACCAG AGACCTGACATCAACTCCCCCACTCATCGAGAGAGTATTGACAATCCCAGCTATCAGTACCCTCCGCCTAGAGTGGATGCGCCCCAG GGTGCTGTCGCCACACCGGCAACACCACAACCAACTTTCCAAGGTCACGCGCCATCAAGTCAGAACCTCATTGACCCGGAAGACAAAGGATACTGCCCAGCCTGCGt TTGTTGCACCTTGCCGTGCTTCAAGTGTTGCCCGAAGGCCTGCAGACGGCGACCAAACTCGCCCAGCCAGCGCATGATCAAACAGGCCAACACAGTGGATGAGAAGTTCGGCTGGATTGGCGTGGGGATATTGGCTCTTCTGGCAATAGCTGGGATCCTCATGGCACTGGGATTCATTGGGTACTTTTCGGGAG GTACACCACCCATCGCCGGTCCGTGA
- the LOC136430954 gene encoding uncharacterized protein isoform X2, with the protein MQSHHSYGYRPSGYGADPIEMTRLDTGYESVRDLDNGYRNGVGSLQEISVSRYTSRDYAPRSTYREYERPKYMNGGPARERVRQVSGDYRRITGPHRDQQYYSMGRRTMYRDPTRDRYQPYQQIVPYGTVHRHAEPPRQRDDQPVRLVQYSKIVEDPGKRRVDEAPWVTAKRQPVRERANYRVVSETPVARKESVIDDSWVSVKVKDHHRPPLQAPRPIPSPRLHRKDVPKVMNVPEPTAVSHSRPDPSYIWAPQSTAIDGPSMNEPVIRAPVPAASEPPRVQSARMPITPIPAMASSVVHHEAPAVRMPTPPRVPTPPSIRAATPPDVYRPEPLRMPTPPPVAPPTPPRIPTPEPIRAPTPPRIPTPEPIRAPTPPRIPTPEPIRAPTPPRIPTPEPIHAPTPVFHAPPPPPPPEPVRVPTPPSVHAPTPPRIPTPPRVPTPPPFEAPRAPEVDLPRYSAPDAPEIVAPRFSGPDVDYNAPDFEARRFSGPDVNLDAPDIEAPRFSGPDIEGSRFSGPDMDVNAPDIEGPRFSGPDIEGSRFSGPDMNVNAPDIEGPRFSGPDMNVNAPDVEAPRFSSPDMNVNAPDVEAPRFSGPDMNVNAPDIEAPRLSSPDINMDAPNINAPRMSGPEGNISYDPNLPRADLQQPTPAAHVHAPSPEGSPACCQKCFGKPKRPKTRAPQGAVPYPVQAPQVQGPSGFDGPSVQAPYVQGPSGSLEGPSMQAPGFEAPRGSMEGPSVHAPSVEARGPDMDTPDYQRPDINSPTHRESIDNPSYQYPPPRVDAPQGAVATPATPQPTFQGHAPSSQNLIDPEDKGYCPACVCCTLPCFKCCPKACRRRPNSPSQRMIKQANTVDEKFGWIGVGILALLAIAGILMALGFIGYFSGGTPPIAGP; encoded by the exons ATGCAGTCGCACCACAGCTATGGCTACCGGCCGTCTGGGTACGGGGCAGATCCCATCGAAATGACCCGGCTGGACACCGGATACGAGAGTGTCCGCGATCTGGACAACGGGTACCGAAACGGCGTCGGAAGTTTGCAAGAAATCAGCGTTTCACGATACACTTCAAGAGATTACGCCCCAAGGAGCACGTATCGGGAATACGAACGTCCGAAGTACATGAACGGAGGTCCTGCTAGGGAACGGGTCCGGCAGGTGAGCGGGGACTACCGCAGGATCACCGGGCCGCACCGAGACCAGCAGTACTATTCCATGGGAAGGCGAACGATGTACAGGGACCCTACCAGAGATAGGTATCAACCATACCAACAAATTGTACCTTACGGCACCGTGCATCGCCATGCTGAGCCACCGAGGCAAAGGGACGACCAGCCTGTCCGTCTGGTGCAGTACAGCAAAATTGTGGAGGATCCCGGCAAACGCCGTGTGGATGAGGCGCCTTGGGTGACAGCGAAAAGGCAACCTGTCCGGGAGAGGGCGAATTATCGGGTCGTCTCTGAAACTCCAGTTGCAAGGAAAGAGTCGGTCATTGATGACAGTTGGGTGAGTGTAAAAGTCAAAGATCACCACCGACCACCGCTTCAGGCTCCCAGGCCCATACCCAGCCCGCGCCTACACCGAAAAGATGTGCCTAAAGTCATGAATGTTCCGGAACCCACCGCTGTAAGTCACTCAAGACCGGACCCCTCGTACATATGGGCACCTCAGTCGACTGCGATCGACGGACCGTCGATGAACGAGCCGGTCATCAGGGCACCAGTACCAGCGGCGTCCGAACCGCCCCGCGTCCAGTCAGCGAGAATGCCCATCACACCAATCCCAGCCATGGCCTCCTCGGTTGTACATCATGAGGCACCTGCTGTAAGAATGCCCACGCCACCACGTGTTCCCACACCCCCTTCGATCCGGGCAGCCACTCCCCCCGACGTCTACAGGCCTGAACCACTCCGGATGCCGACTCCTCCACCTGTCGCTCCACCCACACCACCCAGAATACCGACCCCTGAGCCCATCCGTGCACCCACACCACCCAGAATACCGACCCCTGAGCCCATCCGTGCACCCACACCACCCAGAATACCGACCCCTGAGCCCATCCGTGCACCCACACCACCCAGAATACCGACCCCTGAGCCCATCCATGCTCCTACACCGGTGTTCCATGCACCGCCGCCGCCACCACCTCCTGAACCAGTTCGTGTTCCAACCCCGCCGTCAGTGCATGCCCCAACACCCCCGCGCATCCCCACACCCCCACGCGTACCGACACCTCCTCCATTTGAAGCCCCACGGGCACCAGAAGTAGATCTCCCCAGGTACTCTGCTCCGGATGCTCCTGAAATCGTCGCCCCGCGTTTCAGCGGTCCGGATGTAGATTACAATGCTCCGGATTTTGAGGCGCGACGATTCAGCGGTCCCGATGTTAATCTCGATGCTCCGGACATTGAGGCACCACGATTCAGCGGTCCGGATATTGAGGGGTCACGGTTCAGCGGTCCGGATATGGACGTCAACGCTCCGGACATTGAGGGACCACGATTCAGCGGTCCGGATATTGAGGGGTCACGGTTCAGCGGTCCGGATATGAACGTCAACGCTCCGGACATTGAGGGACCACGATTCAGCGGTCCGGATATGAACGTCAACGCTCCGGACGTCGAAGCACCGCGATTCAGCAGTCCGGATATGAACGTTAACGCTCCGGACGTCGAAGCACCGCGATTCAGCGGTCCGGATATGAACGTTAACGCTCCGGACATTGAGGCACCACGTCTCAGCAGTCCGGATATTAACATGGATGCTCCTAATATCAATGCACCAAGAATGAGCGGCCCGGAAGGAAATATATCATACGATCCCAACTTACCAAGAGCAGACTTGCAACAACCGACTCCTGCAGCACACGTCCATGCCCCTAGCCCAGAAGGAAGCCCGGCTTGTTGCCAGAAGTGTTTTGGGAAACCGAAGAGGCCAAAGACGAGGGCACCGCAGGGGGCGGTACCATACCCCGTGCAGGCTCCACAAGTCCAAGGTCCAAGTGGCTTCGATGGTCCATCAGTACAAGCACCATACGTCCAGGGACCAAGTGGTAGCTTAGAAGGTCCTTCAATGCAGGCGCCAGGTTTCGAGGCTCCCCGGGGAAGCATGGAGGGTCCATCAGTGCACGCACCCTCAGTGGAGGCTCGTGGCCCAGACATGGACACGCCTGATTACCAG AGACCTGACATCAACTCCCCCACTCATCGAGAGAGTATTGACAATCCCAGCTATCAGTACCCTCCGCCTAGAGTGGATGCGCCCCAG GGTGCTGTCGCCACACCGGCAACACCACAACCAACTTTCCAAGGTCACGCGCCATCAAGTCAGAACCTCATTGACCCGGAAGACAAAGGATACTGCCCAGCCTGCGt TTGTTGCACCTTGCCGTGCTTCAAGTGTTGCCCGAAGGCCTGCAGACGGCGACCAAACTCGCCCAGCCAGCGCATGATCAAACAGGCCAACACAGTGGATGAGAAGTTCGGCTGGATTGGCGTGGGGATATTGGCTCTTCTGGCAATAGCTGGGATCCTCATGGCACTGGGATTCATTGGGTACTTTTCGGGAG GTACACCACCCATCGCCGGTCCGTGA